The window AAGGCATCGCCCTTAAAAAATCAAAAGTTAAAAATCAAAAGTTAAAAATCGAAAGTCAAAAATGCTTTCCGGCAGGATATTGGTATTGATATGTTCAGTTAGGTTCATTAAAAAATCCCCGTTTACGGGGACTTTCTTTTTACAACTTGCCAATCGCTTCCTGCTCTCTTAGCGCGGCAATGTTATTTTTATCGCTGTAGGTTTCGGTTTGGCTGGCAAAGTCTTGCAGGATGCTGGCAATAGTGTCCAGGTTATCGGCAACACGCTGGTGCATGTCGGGCAAATCTTTTTCCAGGCGTTTATCGCCAAGCTCAATGTTATCTACTTCTATTTTAGCAAGTTTGGTGATGATTGCCTGCTGGCTGTTTTTTAAATCTTCCAGTTCATGGACAATTTTCTCCATCAGTCCGAATTTCTTTAGCTTATCCATAAGTTGTGTTTTTTAATTGTTATATCTACTCAACCTCAAATAACAAAAATTGTTTACCATTTGGATATTTGATATATAACTAATAATTTAGTTTAAAATAACTAATGTGTTAGTTGATATGAAGAATATAATAATCTGCCTGTTTTTAGCGTGCTTAATTAAACCCGCTATTGCACAGCAAACCACTGCTGCAAGCGATGCGTTACTATTAGATTACTACCAAAGCCAGCGATTTGCAGAGGCTGCCGACCTGCTAAAGCAAACCTATCCCGAACCTGTAACCGATATAAAAATACTGGGCAAACTGGCCTACACATCGCAAATGGCCGGTAAACTGCCCGATGCTGAGGGGTATTACCAACGCATGTATGTGATAGATTCTACCACTAAGGCGGTGCTTTATAGCCTGGGTTCTATCAACTTAAGAAGGGGGAATAACGCTAAGGCGTTAATGTACTACCAGGTATTGGCTCAAAAAGACTCAACCAATTTTTATGTTTTTAAACAGTTGGCAAAAATTAGCCAGGATAAAAACGACCTGGATAAGATGACCATGTACCTGCAAAAAGCCAATAAGCTAAACCCTGCCGATGCCGATGTGGCATCTGACTTAAGCGATATGTACGTAAACCTAAAGCTTAACACACAAGCCGAAAAGGTGCTGGATGGAGCTATAAGCCAGGACCCTGAAAACATTGTGCTGTTGCAAAGCCTGCTGAAACTTTCATATGCCGAAAAGAAATATGATATAGTAAAAAGCACTTGTCTGAAACTGATAGCCGCCGGCGCCGATAATGGTTTGGTATTGACTAAACTGGAATCGGCTTATTACAACCTGAAGCAATATGAATGCAGTATTGATGTTTTTAAACGGATTCCGGAAGTAAGCCAATCAGAAACCAGCTACTATATTGCCGCGCTGGCTTATAAAGAACTCAAAGATCAGCCGATGGCGATTGAAAACCTGGGCAAAGCTATTGAAGCAGGCATATCGCCCAATATAAGTGATTATTACACCGAAATGGCCGATAGCTACGATGTACGGAAAAAATACAAAGCGGCGATAGCTGCCTATGAAAAGGCCCTTCAATTTGATGAGAAACCTATTATTTATTACCTGATGGCCACGATATACGATGGATCGCTCAAAAACAAAAAAATGGCCGTTAAGTACTACAAAAAATTTATGACCGGTAAACCGACAGGCAAACAGCAAAAGTATGTTAGTTATGCTATGGCGAGGGTTACGGAACTATCGCGATAGGCTGCGCTTAATATCCGGATAGTGTTGAAATTTATATCCCTCAGCAAAAAAAGCAGGGAATTGTGCGATTCCTTCCTTGGGGAGGGGGGGGTAAATCAGGCGTTCAATCAACTTTGCAATTCGTCGCTCTGCAAAACCGCTCCCTGCCTTTGCGCTCACTGCCGGCCGACCCCTCCCGTTGGGAGGGAATAAAAAAAAAGCGCGTATCCTACTTACCTATTCATCAACCTTGCCACGTACTTACCTATAATATCAAACTCCAGGTTTACTACCGATCCTTCGCGCACGTTGTGCAGGTTGGTGTGCTCAAAAGTGTAGGGAATAATGGCTACCGAAAAGCTATTGGCCTGCGAATTTACAACCGTAAGGCTGATGCCATTGACGCAAATTGAGCCTTTCTCGACAGTTACATTGCCCGTGGCGGCATCATATTCAAAAGTGTATTCCCAACTGCCGTCAAGCTCTTTAAATGCGGTACAAACGGCGGTTTGGTCAACATGGCCCTGTACAATGTGGCCATCCAGGCGGGCGTTCATTTGCATGCAGCGTTCCAGGTTTACCGGTTCGCCAATTTTAAGGTGCCCCAGGCTGGTTTTATTCAGGGTTTCTTCAATAGCGGTAACCACATGCAGTCCGTCGGCTACGGCCACTACCGTTAGGCAAACGCCGTTATGCGCTACCGACTGATCGATTTTTAACTCGTGCACAATGGCCGACTCAACAGTGATATGTAAATTGCCCTGATCGTGTTTCAGATCGGCTATTTTTCCTAAAGTTTCAATAATGCCTGTAAACATAAAGCGAAGCCCCCTAACCCCCTGAAGCGGGGAATTTTTTGATTGACAAAGCTATAATTATACAGCGGTTTGTTTGTCAGTGTAAAATGAATTTATTTGAATGTATAATGTTTAACACGGGGACCGAAGTGGACAGCCGTTAATTCACAAAATTAGAGGGAATTTAACGCTTGCAAAAGTAGCATAAACCCCGTTTTATTGGTGGGTAAACAGTACAAATTTACATGCTTCCTTTTATTTATCAAAACCGCTATTTTTTCATACATAAATAGTTAAAAATAAGGTATTTATTTGATACTTTTTAGTAATAAATGTGCTATTTTTTTGATACAAAAATTACATTTATTAATACAAAAATAAGATGACATTTTTTTTGCGAAATTTCAGAAAAAACTGCCCGAAAAATCGGGTATCTTAAACTTTAAAACAGCCGGACTTGCCACCGCTATGGCCTTTTAGTGGAACTATTGTGTGTACATATTTTTATACGAGATATCAATTTTGAAAAGCCACTCCGTTAGGAGTGAAATGTCGGTAGAATAATTATTACCGCCTCCCTTTTCGTGCCGTAGGTACGGAACTAACCGCCAAATTTCGCTATTTATCAATGCTCATTCGATCTGAAAAGTTCAATAGTGACGTACCTACGGCACGTAAGGCTATATTTGACTATTTCTACCGACATTCAACCCCTCTGGGGTTTTTCTTAAAAGATGTGTACACATAACAGGTAGTGGATGGGGGAATTAAACCAAACCAGCAGAATAATTGTAAATGGTTAACTATAAAAAATTATTTAAAATTGCTGGCTACGTCAAGCCGCTTATTGCGGAGATCGTTACCGCCTTCGATAACCGATTTCAGGTTGGCCAGGTAAAACGTCCAGCCTATCTGGCATTGCACAAAAAGATTTTTTGACGGATCCAATTCTTCGGGTATGTTTTCCTGGGTTAATTCAACAATGGTTAATCCGTATTTGCTTTGGATATCGACAGTAACAATGCTGCCGCCCGAGAAAGTGAACTTTAGCAAATCGGAACCATTGTTTTCAAGTACCTGCCCGTTTTCTACGGCGGTATCGTCATAGCCATGCCAGTACCAGGAATAGGTATCTTCTTTTTTGATAAACTCGTCGGGTTCGCGCAGGCGGCCGGCAATGGCGTAAAAATCGGCCTTGCGTAAAAACCATTTTTCGAGGCCGGCGGGTGTGGCCCATGATTCATAAATGCTGCGTACATCGGTGTCAAAATCCGCAGTAATTTTAAATTTACTCCATCTTTCGTCTGCCATAGGTTTACTAATTTTAGGTTGTAGTTGGATATAAAAATAACAATATTACTTTAAGCTTGTATAATAAAAAGCTGAAAGCTTAAGGCGGAAGACCTAAAGCTACAAACCCTTAAAAATATGCCCAGGCAAAGTGCAGGAATACTGCTTTATCGCAAATTGAACAATATAATACAAGTCTTCCTGGTTCATCCGGGCGGGCCGTTCTGGAAAAATAAGGATGATGGCGCATGGTCAATCCCGAAAGGCGAATATGAGAGCGATGAAGACCCGCTTGAAGCCGCCAAACGCGAGTTTTACGAAGAAACCGGCCAATATATCGACGGCGAATTTATAGCCCTGAAACCCATCAAACAAAAAAGCGGCAAAATAGTGCAGGCATATTTGGTAGAAGGAGATATAGATGCCGCCAACATTAAGAGCAATTTATTTGAAATGGAGTGGCCGCCAAAATCGGGTAAAATGCAGTCGTTTCCGGAAGTGGATAGGGCAGGGTGGTTTACTATCGGGGAAGCAAAGGTAAAGATTAATATGGGGCAGGTGGGGTTGGTGGAGGAGTTGACGAACAGCCCCCTCTAAATCTCCCCCGGTTGGGGAGACTTTAAATAATTTTCATAATTTTATGCTAACAAAAGCCTTCCCTTCCGGGGAGGGTTGGGAGGGGCTTCGCCTCAAATATTTAACTTAGTACAATGAAGTTTTTCAAATACATTCCCGCTGCTTTATTATTGATTACCATAGCATCATGTAAGCCCAAACCAAAGGCAGTAAATATTCCGGTTGTTGGTTTTATTGATGCTTTTGAAGATGCAACCATATCCCAGGCGCGTACCGGCTTTACCGATGCCTTAAAAAAAGAGGGTTTTAGCGAAGAAAAGAAAACGGTACAGATAGAGTACCGCAATGCCCAGGGAAATATCCCAACGCTCACCCAGATCACCAATTACTTTGTATCAGAAAAGGTTGACCTGTTGGCTACCTGCACCACCTTAGCTACGGTAACCGCTTTGCAAAACACCAAAACCATTCCCGATTTTGCCATGGTATCGCCGGTGCCCGAAAGGATGAAACTATTGAATGACAAAGGCGAGGCTCCTGCAAACCTGTTTGGTGCTTTGGAAGATCTTAATTATATCGATACGTCATTCTCTATTATCCCTAAATTGCTGAAGCCTAAAGGGGCTAAACTGGTTATCGGGATGATTTATAATCAAGCTGAACCGCAATCGGCAGATGCGCTTAACCGGATTAAATCATTGGCCGAAAAGCAGCATATAACCATTGTAGCCCTGCCGGTAAACACATCGGCAGATGCCCAATTGGTTACACAATCGCTGTTAAGCAAAAATATCGATGCTTTTTTCGCCAACCCGGATAATACCGTTTTTGCATCTTTTGAAACCATCCTGAAAAGCTGTAACGAAAAAAATGTTCCCATTTTTACCAGTGAAGCAGGTTTGGTGCAACGGGGTGCTGTAGCCGCTTTTGGCGCCGATATTTACCAATGGGGATACCAGGCAGGCACGCAGGCAGCCCAATACTTAAAAACTCATAAAACCGACGGCCTGAAATGGGAAATGGTAAAAGTGAGGAAGCGGGTATACAATCCCGCTGCGGCAAAAAAATATAACATTACCGTACCATCAAATTTTGAGGCTGTTAAATAATCACTTTACCTTAAATTAGCTTTCAGCTTTACGCATCAGGCTTTCAGCTCCAAAACATGGATTTTTACCTTACCGCTTTATTGCAGGGATTGTGCTTTTCGGCTATTGCGCTGGGAATCTATATCTCTATGAAGATTTTTAATATTCCTGATATCACCACCGATGGCAGTTACACTTTAGGCGGTGCTGTTACGGCGGTAATGCTAAGTCACCATTTATCACCGTACCTTATTTTACCAACGGTGATTATAGCTGGCGGGCTGGCCGGAGCTTTAACGGGGCTTATTCATACCAGGCTAAAAATAAATGCTTTGCTGGCCGGTATCCTGGTCATGACTGCCTTGTACTCCGTCAATCTTACTATTATGGGCCGCTCCAATGTGCCGCTTATAGGTACGGCTTCGTTATTCTCGCTTTTAAACATCGTGGCCGATCCTAACCAAAACACATTTATCCTGCTCTCGGTGTTCGTGGTCATCATAACCTTACTTATTGGCTACCTGCTCAAAACAGATTTCGGAATAGCCATGCGGGCAACCGGCAACAGCGAATCGATGATCCGCGCGTTGGGTGTTAATACCGACAGGATGAAAATTACAGGCCTGGCTCTGGCCAATGCGCTTACGGCACTCAGCGGATACCTCATCGTACAGTTCCAGGGTTTCGCGGATATCAGCATGGGTATCGGAATAGTTATTGTAGGTTTAGGTTCGGTGATTATTGCCGAAACGCTCATTAACTGGTTCCGCATCACTAATGTATGGATCAGTTTGGCCCTGGTTTTGGCAGGGGCCGTGATATTTCAGCTGGTATTGGCCTTTACCCTGGCTATTGGGGTTGATGCCAACTTGCTTAAGCTGGTTACCGCCGCTTTTGTATTGTTAATTGTTAGTCTTCCCCGTTTATCATTCAGTAAAGCCTCATGATAGCTATAAACAATGTACATAAGGTTTTTAATAAGGGAAAGGCCAACCAGGTAAATGCGGTTAATGGCATCACGCTGCAAATTAAAAGCCAAGAGTTTTTGGTGATTGTGGGCTCCAACGGATCGGGTAAAACCACGCTGCTCAATCTGGTTGCAGGCAGCGTTATGCCGGATAGCGGCACAATTGTTATTGATGATAACGATGTAACCAAACTGGCCGACTATAAACGCAGCCAGTGGATAGCCCGTGTTTTTCAAAACCCGATGAGTGGTACGGCATCAGACCTCAGCATACTGGATAACTTTCGCCTGGCGGCTATTCGTACAAAGCCCAAGGGTTTATCCATTGG is drawn from Mucilaginibacter ginsenosidivorax and contains these coding sequences:
- a CDS encoding tetratricopeptide repeat protein, whose product is MKNIIICLFLACLIKPAIAQQTTAASDALLLDYYQSQRFAEAADLLKQTYPEPVTDIKILGKLAYTSQMAGKLPDAEGYYQRMYVIDSTTKAVLYSLGSINLRRGNNAKALMYYQVLAQKDSTNFYVFKQLAKISQDKNDLDKMTMYLQKANKLNPADADVASDLSDMYVNLKLNTQAEKVLDGAISQDPENIVLLQSLLKLSYAEKKYDIVKSTCLKLIAAGADNGLVLTKLESAYYNLKQYECSIDVFKRIPEVSQSETSYYIAALAYKELKDQPMAIENLGKAIEAGISPNISDYYTEMADSYDVRKKYKAAIAAYEKALQFDEKPIIYYLMATIYDGSLKNKKMAVKYYKKFMTGKPTGKQQKYVSYAMARVTELSR
- a CDS encoding NUDIX domain-containing protein, with product MPRQSAGILLYRKLNNIIQVFLVHPGGPFWKNKDDGAWSIPKGEYESDEDPLEAAKREFYEETGQYIDGEFIALKPIKQKSGKIVQAYLVEGDIDAANIKSNLFEMEWPPKSGKMQSFPEVDRAGWFTIGEAKVKINMGQVGLVEELTNSPL
- a CDS encoding SRPBCC family protein → MADERWSKFKITADFDTDVRSIYESWATPAGLEKWFLRKADFYAIAGRLREPDEFIKKEDTYSWYWHGYDDTAVENGQVLENNGSDLLKFTFSGGSIVTVDIQSKYGLTIVELTQENIPEELDPSKNLFVQCQIGWTFYLANLKSVIEGGNDLRNKRLDVASNFK
- a CDS encoding ABC transporter permease — protein: MDFYLTALLQGLCFSAIALGIYISMKIFNIPDITTDGSYTLGGAVTAVMLSHHLSPYLILPTVIIAGGLAGALTGLIHTRLKINALLAGILVMTALYSVNLTIMGRSNVPLIGTASLFSLLNIVADPNQNTFILLSVFVVIITLLIGYLLKTDFGIAMRATGNSESMIRALGVNTDRMKITGLALANALTALSGYLIVQFQGFADISMGIGIVIVGLGSVIIAETLINWFRITNVWISLALVLAGAVIFQLVLAFTLAIGVDANLLKLVTAAFVLLIVSLPRLSFSKAS
- a CDS encoding ABC transporter substrate-binding protein; this encodes MKFFKYIPAALLLITIASCKPKPKAVNIPVVGFIDAFEDATISQARTGFTDALKKEGFSEEKKTVQIEYRNAQGNIPTLTQITNYFVSEKVDLLATCTTLATVTALQNTKTIPDFAMVSPVPERMKLLNDKGEAPANLFGALEDLNYIDTSFSIIPKLLKPKGAKLVIGMIYNQAEPQSADALNRIKSLAEKQHITIVALPVNTSADAQLVTQSLLSKNIDAFFANPDNTVFASFETILKSCNEKNVPIFTSEAGLVQRGAVAAFGADIYQWGYQAGTQAAQYLKTHKTDGLKWEMVKVRKRVYNPAAAKKYNITVPSNFEAVK
- a CDS encoding riboflavin synthase; amino-acid sequence: MFTGIIETLGKIADLKHDQGNLHITVESAIVHELKIDQSVAHNGVCLTVVAVADGLHVVTAIEETLNKTSLGHLKIGEPVNLERCMQMNARLDGHIVQGHVDQTAVCTAFKELDGSWEYTFEYDAATGNVTVEKGSICVNGISLTVVNSQANSFSVAIIPYTFEHTNLHNVREGSVVNLEFDIIGKYVARLMNR